One Clostridia bacterium DNA segment encodes these proteins:
- a CDS encoding spore coat protein yields MANAQMNDRTIAGDSLATHKLLTFIYNTAITECSNENLRRDFFSIYQDEQNNLYSIFKAMSARGWYQTNLADQQDITQVQQNFKNMLSAQAAQMGQQAQAPFNPRTRPMV; encoded by the coding sequence ATGGCGAACGCCCAAATGAATGACCGCACCATCGCCGGGGATTCTTTGGCAACCCACAAGCTCCTAACCTTCATCTACAATACCGCCATCACCGAGTGCTCCAATGAAAACCTCCGGCGCGACTTTTTCAGCATCTACCAGGATGAACAAAACAATCTCTATTCTATATTTAAGGCCATGAGCGCCCGGGGCTGGTATCAAACCAACCTGGCCGATCAACAGGACATCACCCAGGTGCAACAGAACTTTAAGAATATGTTGAGCGCCCAGGCCGCCCAAATGGGTCAGCAAGCTCAGGCGCCCTTTAATCCAAGGACCCGGCCCATGGTTTGA
- a CDS encoding spore coat protein, with protein sequence MPNLTQPELMLLRESLSSEMMVIEKLGFLANQITDPQFKQVLLDVQRTHQRHQDILMRHLGVGPVM encoded by the coding sequence ATGCCCAATCTCACCCAACCTGAGCTGATGCTGCTTCGGGAGAGCTTGTCCAGCGAAATGATGGTCATCGAAAAGCTCGGCTTTCTGGCCAACCAGATTACGGATCCGCAGTTTAAGCAAGTGCTCCTGGATGTACAAAGAACCCACCAGCGCCACCAGGATATCCTCATGCGCCATTTAGGGGTGGGGCCCGTAATGTAA
- a CDS encoding thioredoxin family protein yields the protein MPDKVTVFTTPTUPYCAQVKEYLSQKGVPFEEFNVAEDDAGRERMISRTGHMVVPTTFIDGKVVLGFDRAKLDELLP from the coding sequence ATGCCGGATAAGGTAACGGTATTTACTACTCCCACCTGACCCTACTGTGCCCAGGTGAAAGAGTATCTTTCCCAAAAAGGTGTCCCTTTTGAGGAATTCAACGTAGCTGAGGACGATGCCGGCCGTGAGCGCATGATCTCGCGGACCGGCCACATGGTGGTGCCAACCACCTTCATTGACGGCAAAGTGGTCCTTGGCTTTGACCGGGCCAAGTTGGATGAGTTGTTGCCCTAG